CAGGAAGTCAAGCAAATGATGCTGCTTATAAAGCTTTATTAGAACCAAAAGATCGTGTTGTTGCTATGAGTTTAGATGCTGGTGGTCATTTAACTCATGGATATCATATTAACTTTTCAGGAAATACTTATGATTTTAGATTTTATGGAGTTAATAAAGATACTGAACAATTAGATTATCAAGAAATTGAAAAAATTGTTTTAGAACATCAACCAAAATTAATTGTAGCTGGAGCTAGTGCTTATTCTAGAATTATCGATTTTAAAAAATTTAAAGAAATTGCAGATAAAGTTGGAGCTTATTTAATGGTTGATATGGCTCATATTGCCGGACTAGTAGCTGCTGGAGTGCACCCAAATCCAATGGAATATGCAGATATTGTAACAACAACTACTCATAAAACTTTAAGAGGAGCACGTGGTGGATTAATTTTATGTAAACAAGAGTTTGCAAAAAAAGTTGATTCAGCAGTATTTCCTGGTTCACAAGGTGGTCCTTTAGAAAATCTAATCGCTGGAAAAACTCAAGCTCTTTTAGAAGCTTCAACTGATGAATTTAAAGAATATGGAAAACAAATTGTAAAAAATACTAAAGCTTTAGCTAATGTTTTACAAGAAAATGGTTTAAGACTAGTTGCTGGTGGTAGTGATAATCACTTAATTAATGTTGATGTTAAGTCTACTTTACAAATTACAGGTAAAAAAGCTGAAAAGATTTTAGAATCAATTGGCATTATTTGTAATAAAAATATGATTCCATTTGATACTGAAAAACCTTTTTATACTTCTGGAATTAGACTTGGAACTCCTGCAATGACAACTAGAGGATTTAAAGAAGAAGAATTTAAACAAGTAGGATTAATTATTGTTAATGCTTTAAAAGATCCATCAGAAGAAAATTTAGAAAAACTAGCAAAGCAAGTTAATAGTTTATGTGAAAAATTCCCAATATATCAAAATATTAAATACTAATTTTAAGTACTCTTTTTTTGAGTACTTTTTTTAAAAAAATTTGCTAATTAGAATTATTTGTTATACAATCATTCGAGCGCATAAAAAAGGAGAACATATTATGGCATTTACAGAAATTAAACATCCACTGATTATAGATAAGCTAACTAGAATGAGAAAAACTGAAACTTCTTCAAAAGATTTTAGAGAAAATCTAAACGAAATAGCTCAATTAATGGTTTATGAAATTTTTAGAGATTTAAAATTAGAACCAGTTGAAATAACTACACCAGTTGCAAAAACTACAGGATATACAATTAATCAACCAGTAGTTTTAGTTCCAATTTTAAGAGCAGGAATTGGAATGTTAGATGGGATTCAAAAATTAATTCCAACAGCAAGAATTGCTCATGTTGGTTTATATAGAGATGAAGAAACATTAGAAATTCATCAATATTTTGCAAAAACTACTAAAGATATTGATAAAAGTTATGTAATAGTAGTTGATCCTATGCTAGCAACTGGTGGAAGTGCATGTAAAGCAATAGATATTGTTAAACAATGAGGAGCTAAAGAAGTTAAATTTGTTTGTTTAGTAGCTGTAGAACCTGGTATTAAAAGGCTGCAAGAACAACATCCAGATGTTGAAATTTATGCAGCTTCAAAAGATGAAAAATTAAATGAAAAAGGTTATATCGTTCCAGGATTAGGAGATGCTGGAGATAGAATTTTTGGAACAAAATAATTCATATTTATAAATGATACATTATGTATCATTTTTTTTATTTACTCTAAGTTATACACTTTAAAAAATAAATGTTTTTTTTAAAAAGAGAGTAGAATATATATAAGGAGTTTCATATTTCAAGAAAGGTTCATTAACAATGTTAAAGCAGATTTTTTTAGATAAACAACTGAAAAAAGCTTTAATATTTAACACTGTTTGATGATTGATACTTATTATAATTTTTATAGTATTATCAGTGATTAAAACACTAAATTGGATTAATTTAATAAGTTTAGTTATTGCTTATTTTTGCTCATATATAGCAATATTTTTATTGTTTTTAACTAAATTATTAATTATAAAATATCAAAATCCTTATTTAGTTTATTTAATGTTCCTTTTAAGAATAGGTATATATGTTATTCCACTTTTTATTGCTTTGTTATTAAGTGATGAAAATATTTTTAGTTATTTAGGTATTTTAATTGGTTATAGTTCAAATCTAGCAATACCATTTTTTATACATAAAAGACTAGAAAAGAAAGGAGGAACTTAATGAAACTAGTAACTTTTGCATCAATAAAAGATAATTTAGCTACTTGAAATAAATTTAATGGAATTTTAATAACAATTCTATTAGTTGTTATTATAGTTTGTACAATTTCAATTATTTATAATAAAAAAGTTAGAAATTATAATATTGATGATAAAATGCCAGGCTTTTTAGTACTAGTAAATGTTTTTGTAGCAAGTGTTGAAAATATCGTAGTTTCAATATTAGGTAAAAAATATCAAAAACTTACACCTTATATAATGTATTTATTTGCATATATTTTTATAGGGTGTCTTCTTTCAATATTAGGTCTTGAAGCACAAGGAACTTCTTTTACAGTTACTTTATCTATGGGAATGGTAACTTTTATAATGATTTATTATTTTGGGATTAAATATCAAAAACTGGCTTTTTTTAAAAGATTTAGAAATCCAGTTGAATTATTTACTCAATTTACACCACTAATTTCTATTTCATTTCGTTTATTTGGTAATCTAATTGGTGGATCTATTATTTTAGGTTTATTATATGGATTATTAATTGGTTTTCAATTAAGTTGAGGTGTAAATAATATTGAAGTTGATGGAATGACAAGATGAGCTTCATATGCAATTTGAAATCCTGAATTAGTTGAAAATGGTTATTTAAAACAATATGAATATTGATGAGCAGGACTGAACTTATTTACAACACCAATTATGCCATTTTTACATATGTATTTTGATTTGTTTAGTGGTGTAATTCAATCAACTGTTTTTGCAATGTTAACACTTTCATATTGATCTGCACAAATTGATGATAATGAAAAAAGAGCTGATTTAGTTGATCAAGTTAAAGAAGAAATAACTAATAAATATCAATCATAATATTCTATTAATTAAAGGAGGAATATAACATGTTACACACAGCATTTATTTCAAATATTTTAGCTAATTATTTAGGAGCAATGTCAATAATTTTACCAAACATTTTAGCAGTTGAAGGAAATATTAAATACATTGGAGCTGGACTAGCTTCTGTTGGAATTTTAGGAACTGGGGTTGGGCAAGGTTTAATTGGACAAGGAGCTTGTTTAGCAATTGGACGTAACCCTGAAATGGCTTCAAAAGTAACTTCAACAATGATAGTTTCTGCTGGTATTTCTGAATCTGGAGCGATTTATTCACTAGTTATTGCTATTTTGTTAATCTTTGTTGTTTAGATTTGTTGTTAAGAAAGGATAATAAATTGTGTTATTTCAAGGTTTTAATGTAGTAATTAATGCTACAACTCAAGGTGTTCCAAAGATTGTTGAATCACTTTTTCCAAATTTACCAAACTTTATAGCACACTTATTAGCAACAATTATTTTAGTTATTGTTTTAACAAAATTAGTTTATAAACCATATAAACAAATGATTGAAAAACAAAGACAAAAAATCACTGAAGTATTAAGTGATGCTATTGAAAAACAAACACAAGCAAACATTAAAATAAAGCAAGCAAATACATTATTAGAAGATGCTAAAACTGAATCAGTATCAATTTTAAAAACAGCAAGAATGGATGCTGAAATTCAAAAAAATAAAATTATTGATAATGCTAATTTACAAGCAAGAAACATTCAATCATATGCTCAAAATTCTATTAAACAAGAAAAAATTAAAGCACAATTAGAAATTAAAAATACTATAGTTAATTTAGCTATTAATTCAGCTGAAAAAATTCTAAATAAAGAAATTGATAAAAAGACTAATAAACAACTTATTGAAGAATTTATAAAAGACCTAGATTAATATGATTTTAAAAGAAACTACAATAAATAATTATGCAACTGCTTTATTTAATATTGCTGTTAAAGAAAAGTTAGTTGATGATTATATTATTCAAGTTGATGCTTTAATAAAAAGTTTAAAAGATAAAGATGAATTTAATAAGCTTGTAAGTTTTTCTAATAAGCAAGAAAAACAAGATGCTATTTTAATTATTGAAAATACTTTTAGCTCATTTGGGTTTGATATTTATCTAATTAATGCACTAAAGATATTAGTTGAAAATCAATTATTTATAAATACAAGAATGATTCTAAAAGTTTTATATAAAAAATTACTTGCTTATAAAAATATAGTTTTAGGTGAAGTATATTCAACTGAAAAACTAACTAAAACCCAATTAAATGCAATTAAGAAAAAAATTTCAAATAAAGTTAATAAAAAAGTTGAACTAGTTAATAAAATTGATCCAACTCTAATTGGTGGAATAAAAGTTAGTGTTGAAGATAAAGTTTTTGATGGTTCTATTAAAGCTAAATTAGAAGCTCTTAAAAAGCAAATGAATACATAAGGAGGTTTAAGATGAGTTTTAATATCAAAGAAATCTCTGAGATGATAGAAAAACAGATAAGAAATTATAATAAAGAAATAGTTCAAACAGAACAAGGAACAGTTGTTAGTGTTGGGGATGGAATTGCATTAATTTATGGATTAGATAATGCAATTATGGGTGAATTTTTAAAGTTTCCAAATAACGTTTATGGAATGGTTTTAAATTTAGAAGAATCAGCAGTTGGAGCTGTTATTTTAGGTGATGAAACTTTAATTAGAGAAGGAGATATAGTAAAAAGAACTAATAAAGTTGTTGAAACTCCAGTTGGTGATGCTTTATTAGGTCGTGTTATTAATGCTTTAAGCAAACCAATTGATAATCTAGGTCCAATTAATTTTACAAAAACTAAACCTATTGAAAGAGTAGCAACTTCAGTTATGGCTAGAAAATCTGTTTCTCAACCTTTAGAAACTGGAATTTTAGCAATTGATTCAGCTATTCCTATTGGTAAAGGACAACGTGAATTAATTATTGGAGATAGACAAACTGGAAAAACTGCTATTGCAATTGATGCTATTATTAATCAAAAAAACAAAAACGTTAAATGTATTTATGTAGCAATTGGTCAAAAAGATTCAACTATTGTTCAAGTAGTTGAAAAACTTAAAAAATATGGTGCTATGGAATATACAGTTGTTGTTAATGCTGGAGCAAGTCAACCAGCTCCACTACAATATTTATCACCATATGTTGGAATAACTATTGCTGAAGAGTGAATGGAAAATGGAAGTGATGTTTTAATTGTTTATGATGATTTATCAAAACATGCTGTAAGTTATAGACAAATGTCACTATTATTAAGAAGACCACCAGGTAGAGAAGCTTATCCTGGAGATGTGTTTTATTTACATTCAAGATTATTAGAACGTGCTGCTAGAGTAAATGAAAATTATGGTGGTGGTTCAATTACTGCTTTACCAATTATTGAAACTCAAGCAGGAGATATTTCAGCTTATATTCCAACTAATGTTATTTCAATTACTGATGGACAAATCTTTTTATCAAGTGAATTATTTAATCAAGGTATTAGACCAGCTGTTGATATTGGTCCTTCAGTTTCAAGAGTTGGATCTAGTGCACAAATTAAATCAATTAAACAAGTATCTGGAACTTTAAAATTAGAATTAGCTCAATATTATGAATTAGAATCATTTGCAAAATTTGGATCTGATTTAGATGAATCAACTAAAGCTACTTTAGATCAAGGTGCAAAAATTATTCAAATGTTAATTCAAAAACAACACAATCCTTTAGAACAAGTTGATCAAGCTATTTTATTACTAACAATTAAATCACATTTAATAAAATGATTACCTGTTGAAAGTATTTATAATTTCAAACATGAAATTTTATCACACTTTAAAAATGATAAAAATGCCTTTGAACTTAGAAAAAAACTAGATGAACAAAAAACTTTTGATGATCAATTACAACAACAAATACTAAAAGAAGCTCAAAAAGTAGTTTTAAAAATTACTAAAAATATTAATGAATATAAACCAGAAACATTTGGTAATATTTCAGAATATCAAAATTTAGGTAAATAGTATGCCAAATTTAAAAGGATTAAAAACAGAGATTTTATCTGTTAAAAATATTTCAAAAATTACTAATGCAATGCAATTAGTAGCTTCAGCAAAACTAAGAAAAATTAGTAAAAAAGTAATTGATACTCATAATTATGTAAGTGAAGTTTATTCTTTATTTAACGATATTATTAGTCAAACTGATAAATCTGTTTTTCTAAAAGATAGTAATTTTGAAACTAAAAAAACTTTATGAATTGTTATTAATTCTAATTTAGGTTTATGTGGTGGATATAATTCTAATGTTAATAAATTAGTTTTACAAAACTTTAAAACTAATGATGAAATTTTTGCAATTGGTTCTAAAGCTGTTTCTTTTTTTAAATCTAAAAAAATTAAAATTAGAGATCAAGTTACAAACATTGATATTAATTTTACAAATGAAAAAGCTAAAATTATTAGTAATGATTTATTAGCTATGTATACTAATCATGAATTTGATGAAATTAAAATAGTATATACTAAATTTATTAATAACGTTACTTTTGAACCAGCAATTATTAGAATTTTTCCAATAGTTAAATCAGAATTACATTTCACTCATAAACAAAAAATTATTTTTGAACCAGATGCTGATCAAATCTTAAATAACACTATTTCTATTTATATAAATGCGATTATTTATGGAACAGTTATAGAATCACAAGTTAGCGAACAAGCTTCAAGAAGAACTGCTATGGAAAACGCAACAAACAATGGTCAAAATCTTGAACATGAGTTAAGTTTAAAATACAACAGACAACGCCAAGGTGCTATTACTCAAGAAATTAGTGAAATTGTTTCTGGAGCAAACGCCCAATCTTAGGAGGATATATGGTATCTAAAAACATAACAGATAAAAAAAAGAATCAATCTATTGGAAAAGTTATTCAAGTATTAGGACCAGTTGTTGATGTTAAGTTTTCAGAAAACAATATACCAAAGATTTATGATGCTTTAATTGTTGATAATAATGGTAAAAAACTAGTTTTAGAAGTTGAACAAAACATTGGTGATGAAATAGTTAGAACTATTGCAATGGGTCCAACTGAAGGATTAAAAAGAGGATTAGATGTAATTAATACTAATTCTCCAATCACAGCTCCTACTGGAATTGAAGTTTTAGGGAGAATGTTTAATGTATTAGGTGATCCAATTGATGAAAAACCTGATTTAGATGTTAAAAGAGAACCAATACATAAAGATGCTCCAAAATATGAAGAACTAGTTACAACAACTGAAATTCTAGAAACTGGAATTAAAGTTATTGATTTAATGATTCCATTTACAAAAGGTGGAAAAGTTGGATTATTTGGTGGAGCTGGAGTTGGTAAAACTATTTTAATTCAAGAGTTAATTAATAATATTGCAAAAGCTCATAATGGGGTTTCAGTTTTTGCTGGAGTTGGTGAAAGAACTAGAGAAGGAAATGATTTATATCATGAATTCATTGAAGCTGGAGTTTTAAATAAAACTTGTTTAGTATTTGGTCAGATGAATGAACCACCAGGAGCTAGAATGCGTGTTGCTTTAACTGGTTTAACTATTGCTGAATATTTTAGAGATCAAAAAAATATGGATGTTTTATTATTCATAGATAATATTTTTAGATTTACTCAAGCAGGTTCAGAAGTTTCAGCTTTACTAGGTCGTATGCCTTCAGCTGTTGGATACCAACCAACTTTATCAACTGAAATGGGTTCACTACAAGAACGTATTACTTCAACAAAAAACGGATCAATTACTTCAGTTCAAGCAGTATATGTTCCTGCTGATGACTTAACAGATCCAGCACCAGCTACAACTTTTACTCACTTAGATGCACGTATTGTTTTAGATAGATCTATTGCTAGTTTAGGAATTTATCCAGCAGTTGATCCTTTAGCTTCTTCATCAAGAGTTCTAGATCCAGAAATTGTTGGACAAGAACATTATGATATTGCTTTAAGAGTACAAATTGCACTTCAAAAATATCAGGATTTACAATCAATTATTGCAATTTTAGGTATGGATGAATTAAGTGAAGAAGATAAGTTGATTGTTCAAAGAGCAAGAAAAATCAGAAACTTCTTATCTCAATCATTTTTTGTTGGTGAAAAATTTACAGGAAGACCTGGGGTTTTTGTTAAAGTAAATGATACTGTTAGATCATTTAAATCAATTTTAGATGGTGAAGTTGATTATATTCCTGAAACATACTTCTTATATTCTTCAACTATTGATGATGTTATTGAAAAATATAACAAAGATAAAGATAAATAATGGGAATTAAATTAAAAATCTTAACACCTAATGGTACTTTTGTTGAAAATAAAGAAGTAGATATAATTAATCTTAAAACTATAGATGGAGATATTGGGGTTTTAGCTAATATGGCTCCATTTGTAACAGCTTTAAGAAATGATATTTTAAACTTTAAAGAAAAAAACACATATACTTATATACATGTTGATCAAGGCTTAGTAGTTATTAGTAAAAATCAATGTAAGATTATTACTGAAAATTTATATTTAGTAGATAAACAAGACAGAGAACTACCTACTCCTTTAAAACTAACATAATAAAATAAAAACCTATACTAGTTCTAAATTAATAGAAATAGTATAGGTTTTTTTAATGCTTGTTTAAACTTATTTACCAGGTCTTTTAAATAAGCTAAATATAGAACCTTTTCTTCTTTCAACTTTAAAAAAGATAAAGAAGAATGCAAGAATAAAGAAGGCAATTACAATTAAAATAATAAAGATAATTAGAGATCTACGGTTAGCTTTTTTTTCTAAATCTTTAATTTTTTCATCAGATAAAATTGGTACTTGTCAATATTCTTCTAAGGCATTTTTAACATATTTAACTGATAATAAAACAATTATATGAATTAAAATTATAGCTAAAAATATACCTAATAAAATGTAATAAGGTGTTAGTTGTCCTGGTTGAACAAAATATTGTTTTAAAGTTATTCTAACAACTGTTTCATGATCTTGAAGTTTAGCTGAACCTCATTTAAATATCACATACATTGTATAAATAATAGCAGCTACAATTAAATAAATATATGCAGCTAAACAAAATCAGTTAGCATAATATGGCTTTTTAATTTGTTTTTCATACATTTTTTTAATTAATAAAGGTGGAATACCTTCTTCTGGTTTTTTAGGATAAGGTATATGTAGTTTTTGAGCTTGATATTCTTCAGTTCTATGTTGCATATCTTTTAAATATTTATTATAGTTACTAAATAATGTTGAAGCTACAACGATATAAATAATACAACAAACACTAAGAATAGCTATTATTACAGATAAATGTCATACTTTAAAACCATTCATTGTAAATAATCAACTTTGAAGAGTTTTGTGATATTGTTTAATATTATTTGGATCGTATAAAAATTGATAATAGTGATTAATTAAAAATACTGTAAAATAACCAATTAATCCTACTAAAATAAAAATACTAATAAATGATTTTATACTATTAAATCTAACTATTCTTCTAATTTTTTTATCAGGAATAAATTTAACTTGTTGATCTGAATTTGAATTGTTATATTCTACTTGTTGTAAATTATATTCTTGTTGGTCATAATATTGATCTTGATAATTTTGATCATATCTATAATCTTGATCATAATATCTGTCATCATCATAATCACTATATTGATTTTGGTCATATCTATTATCATAGTACTGATTATGATAATTGTTATTTTTATTATCATTTTGATAATATCTATCGTTTTGATTATTGCGTTGCGAATTATTAGATTGATAATTATTATGATTATTTCGATTATTAGATGAGTTATAATCGCGCATTGATTTCTCCTTATTTGTAAGTATATTTTTATATAATTTTATAAAAATCAAGTAATTCAAATTATTTAACAACAAAACTTTTTTATTTAAATATACAAATTTGACAATTCTATTTTTTATTAAAGATAACTTATTTTAAATTGTATTATATATTAGGTTTTTAAAGTATAATTAAATAGTTAAGGTGGTGATTATTTTATGATAAGTATAGTTTTTTCAGTCGATGAGAGTCCTGAGTCCCATAGTAAGAAAAAATATCGATTAAATACTGTTATAAATAATCCCATAACTAGTGTTTTATAGGTGTTTTATAACATTATTTAATCCTGTAAAGGAGTGAAGAAATGTTTTTATTTAAAAAGAGAAAGTTTTCTCCTAAAAAAATAACAAGACACAAAAAAAAGACTCATTTTGCAAATGAAAGATTTATAAAACAAGTTAGTAATTTAGAACAAAACGAAGTATTAGAAATAATGCAATTACAACATTTTGGTTTAACTAATGAACAATATGAATCAAGATTAAAAAAATATGGTACTAATGAATTAAAAAAGAAAAGATTCAATTTAATAGCTGAATTTTTACACGCTTTTTTTGGACCATTTAATATTGTTTTATTACTAATTTCTTTATACAATTTTATTTCATATGCAACAAATGGGTTTTATCAAGATACAAATTCAAGTGATTCTAAATTTGAATTAGTTGGAGCATTAATTATTTTAGTAATGGTTTTAGCTAGTGGGTTAGCTTCATTTATTCAATCTTTACGTTCTCATTTAGTGACTAAAAAAATTAGTTCTATTGTTAAAAGTACTACTAATATCATTAGACATAAAAATGATGAAGATGTAGAAGATTATTTAAAAATTACTAAAAGAAATCAATTAGATTTAATTAGACTTGGTGAAGAAATTGATGTTAAGCAATTAGTTCCAGGTGATTTAATCTATTTATCAAGTGGTGATATGTTACCAGCTGATGCTAGAATCATTCAATCAACTGATTTATTTATTAATCAATCATCTTTAACTGGAGAATCAATACCAGTTGAAAAACATGCAAACAATAAAAAAAATACAAATAATATTTTAGATTTAGAAAATATTTGCTATACAGGAACTAGTGTTGTTTCTGGTAGTGCTTTAGCTGTAGTTTTAGCAACTGCAAATGACACTTACTTTTCAACTATTAGTAAAGCCATTTTAGAAAAACGTCCTGATTCAAGTTTTACTAAAGGAATTAAACAAGTAACAAGAATGTTATTAATTTTTATGCTTGTAATGGTTCCAACTGTTTATTTAGCAAAATCAATTATTGGAACTATTTCAAGTGGTGGAAGTTTTGATAATATTAAAGACAATCCTTGATTTCAAGCAATCTTTTTTGCTGTAGCAGTTGCAGTTGGATTAACTCCTGAAATGTTACCAATGATAGTAACTACTAATTTAGCAAATGGAGCTTCTAAAATGTCAAAACAAAAAGTTGTTGTAAAACAATTAGAAGCAATTCAGTCACTTGGAGCTATTGATGTTTTATGTACTGATAAAACTGGTACATTAACAAATGATAAAATCGAACTTGTTGACTATTTAAGAGTGGATAAAAAAGCAGATCCAACATTACTAAAATATTTATATATTAATAGTTATTATCAAACTGGGTTAAAAAATCCAATGGATAAAGCAATTGTTGATTATGTTAATAAACACAATCATAACTTTTCTATTCAAGATATTACTAAAATTGATGAAATACCTTTTGATTTTAATAGAAGAAAACTAACTATTATTTTTGATGATGAAAACGAAAAACGTTTTATGGTTACAAAAGGTAGTGTTGAAGAAATTTTAAATTCTTGTACAAGAGTTATTCAAGATGATAAAGTTGTTAATTTAACTGATACTTTTAAAAGACAAATTATTGCTTATTATGAAACTATTAATCAGCAAGGTAAACGTCTATTAGGTGTTGCTTATAAAAAAATTAGAGATAATCAAGCTAAGTTTAGTCCAAAAGATGAAGAATCATTAATCTTTATGGGATTTGCATCATTTTTAGATACACCAAAGCCATCAACAAAACAAACTATTAAGTTATTAAAAAAATATGGTGTTGATTTAAAAATTTTAACTGGAGATAGTGAACCTATAACTAGAGCTATTTGTAAAATGGTTAATTTAGATATCAAAGGTTTAGTAACTGGTGAAGAAATTGATGCTGCTAGTGAATATGAATTAAAAAAGATTGTTGAAGATAATAATATTTTTGTTAAGTTAAATCCGTTACAAAAAGTAAAAATTATTCAAGTTTTAAAACAAAATAATCACGTAGTTGGTTATATGGGAGATGGTATTAATGATGCTCCTGTGTTAAGACAATCTGATGTTGCTATTTCAGTTAATAATGCAACAGAAATTGCAAAAGATGCTAGTGATATTATTTTATTAGAAAAATCATTACTAGTTTTAGAAAAAGGAATTATCCAAGGAAGAACTATTTTTGGAAATATTTTAAAATATATTAAAATTACAACTGCTTCTAATTTTGGTAATGCTTTATCAGTTTTAATTGGAACAGTTTGATTGCCATTTTCACCAATGGCACCAGCTCAAATTTTATTACAAAACTTAATTTATGACTTTTCACAATTTGGAGTAGCATTAGATAGAGTTGATTCTACATTTTTAACTTCTCCACAACGATGGCAATCAAAAGATCTTTTACCATTTACAACAATTAATGGTTCGATAAGTACGATTTTTGATTTAATTACATTTGCAATTGCTGGTTATTATTTTGGCTTTATTACTAGTTATAATAGTGCAATAGCTCAAAATAATAGTTTATTAGCAGCTCAATCACTAGCTCAATTCCATGCTTGTTGATTTATTATTGGATTATTATCTCAAACATTTGTTTTCCAAATATTGCGTACTGAACAACTACCAGTAATTCAATCTCGTTCAACTTGACCAGTTTATGTAATTGGAGCACTAGCTACAATAATGGCGTTTTCTATTGTTTATATAAGTCAAATTGGAACTTTAGTTCAACTGCAAAGTCCTGGTTTGATTTATATTCCAATTTCTATAGCTATTATATTTAGTTATTGTTTAATAGCTCAATTAGCTAAAGTAGGTTATAAAAAAGTCTTTAAAAAATGATTATAAAATAAGATATATAATTTTACTACAAAAGTTCAAATACAAAATTTGTGTTTGAACTTTTTCTTTTTATTAAAAATATTTTTACAAATTAATTTTAAAAACCATAATTTTGATAAATTTGTCAAAAATTCTTTAAATGCTTTAAAGAGAGATAATTATTATACAAGGAGATGATAACATGTACACTTTTGCATTTATTTCTTTAAGTAGTTTATATAATTAATTTCATATTTAAATAGAATAATAGAAAATGAGTGATTTATATGGCTTTAAATTTA
This genomic window from Mycoplasma mycoides subsp. capri contains:
- a CDS encoding serine hydroxymethyltransferase, with protein sequence MNTKINPLIKESLNKELKRQQSHIELIASENYVSQAVLELNGSVLTNKYAEGYPGKRYYGGCEFIDEIESLGIKTAKELFNAEHANIQPHSGSQANDAAYKALLEPKDRVVAMSLDAGGHLTHGYHINFSGNTYDFRFYGVNKDTEQLDYQEIEKIVLEHQPKLIVAGASAYSRIIDFKKFKEIADKVGAYLMVDMAHIAGLVAAGVHPNPMEYADIVTTTTHKTLRGARGGLILCKQEFAKKVDSAVFPGSQGGPLENLIAGKTQALLEASTDEFKEYGKQIVKNTKALANVLQENGLRLVAGGSDNHLINVDVKSTLQITGKKAEKILESIGIICNKNMIPFDTEKPFYTSGIRLGTPAMTTRGFKEEEFKQVGLIIVNALKDPSEENLEKLAKQVNSLCEKFPIYQNIKY
- the upp gene encoding uracil phosphoribosyltransferase; this translates as MAFTEIKHPLIIDKLTRMRKTETSSKDFRENLNEIAQLMVYEIFRDLKLEPVEITTPVAKTTGYTINQPVVLVPILRAGIGMLDGIQKLIPTARIAHVGLYRDEETLEIHQYFAKTTKDIDKSYVIVVDPMLATGGSACKAIDIVKQWGAKEVKFVCLVAVEPGIKRLQEQHPDVEIYAASKDEKLNEKGYIVPGLGDAGDRIFGTK
- a CDS encoding MG406 family protein; translation: MIKTLNWINLISLVIAYFCSYIAIFLLFLTKLLIIKYQNPYLVYLMFLLRIGIYVIPLFIALLLSDENIFSYLGILIGYSSNLAIPFFIHKRLEKKGGT
- a CDS encoding F0F1 ATP synthase subunit A; the protein is MKLVTFASIKDNLATWNKFNGILITILLVVIIVCTISIIYNKKVRNYNIDDKMPGFLVLVNVFVASVENIVVSILGKKYQKLTPYIMYLFAYIFIGCLLSILGLEAQGTSFTVTLSMGMVTFIMIYYFGIKYQKLAFFKRFRNPVELFTQFTPLISISFRLFGNLIGGSIILGLLYGLLIGFQLSWGVNNIEVDGMTRWASYAIWNPELVENGYLKQYEYWWAGLNLFTTPIMPFLHMYFDLFSGVIQSTVFAMLTLSYWSAQIDDNEKRADLVDQVKEEITNKYQS
- the atpE gene encoding ATP synthase F0 subunit C yields the protein MLHTAFISNILANYLGAMSIILPNILAVEGNIKYIGAGLASVGILGTGVGQGLIGQGACLAIGRNPEMASKVTSTMIVSAGISESGAIYSLVIAILLIFVV
- the atpF gene encoding F0F1 ATP synthase subunit B, which produces MLFQGFNVVINATTQGVPKIVESLFPNLPNFIAHLLATIILVIVLTKLVYKPYKQMIEKQRQKITEVLSDAIEKQTQANIKIKQANTLLEDAKTESVSILKTARMDAEIQKNKIIDNANLQARNIQSYAQNSIKQEKIKAQLEIKNTIVNLAINSAEKILNKEIDKKTNKQLIEEFIKDLD
- a CDS encoding F0F1 ATP synthase subunit delta, translating into MILKETTINNYATALFNIAVKEKLVDDYIIQVDALIKSLKDKDEFNKLVSFSNKQEKQDAILIIENTFSSFGFDIYLINALKILVENQLFINTRMILKVLYKKLLAYKNIVLGEVYSTEKLTKTQLNAIKKKISNKVNKKVELVNKIDPTLIGGIKVSVEDKVFDGSIKAKLEALKKQMNT
- the atpA gene encoding F0F1 ATP synthase subunit alpha, which codes for MSFNIKEISEMIEKQIRNYNKEIVQTEQGTVVSVGDGIALIYGLDNAIMGEFLKFPNNVYGMVLNLEESAVGAVILGDETLIREGDIVKRTNKVVETPVGDALLGRVINALSKPIDNLGPINFTKTKPIERVATSVMARKSVSQPLETGILAIDSAIPIGKGQRELIIGDRQTGKTAIAIDAIINQKNKNVKCIYVAIGQKDSTIVQVVEKLKKYGAMEYTVVVNAGASQPAPLQYLSPYVGITIAEEWMENGSDVLIVYDDLSKHAVSYRQMSLLLRRPPGREAYPGDVFYLHSRLLERAARVNENYGGGSITALPIIETQAGDISAYIPTNVISITDGQIFLSSELFNQGIRPAVDIGPSVSRVGSSAQIKSIKQVSGTLKLELAQYYELESFAKFGSDLDESTKATLDQGAKIIQMLIQKQHNPLEQVDQAILLLTIKSHLIKWLPVESIYNFKHEILSHFKNDKNAFELRKKLDEQKTFDDQLQQQILKEAQKVVLKITKNINEYKPETFGNISEYQNLGK